From Vigna unguiculata cultivar IT97K-499-35 chromosome 5, ASM411807v1, whole genome shotgun sequence, the proteins below share one genomic window:
- the LOC114183872 gene encoding transcription activator GLK1, which produces MLAVSPLRSTRDEEQGEMESFSIGTDDFADLSEGNLLESINFDDLFMGINDDEDVLPDLEMDPEMLAEFSLSEESEIVSSVSVANNKSDDRNENTREKQDEIIAANFSSDSGSNSGSSRGEEIASKSDESTHSVVVNPSPKESEKGRKSSTHSRNNPQGKRKVKVDWTPELHRRFVQAVEQLGVDKAVPSRILEIMGIDCLTRHNIASHLQKYRSHRKHLLAREAEAARWSQRKQFIGGASVGRGGGGGGKRDVNPWLAPTMGFPPMTPMHHFRPFHVWGHHTMDQSFMHMWPKHLPYSPSPPAWPPRTAPSPPPPDPLYWHQHQRAPNAPTPGTPCFPQPLTSTRFGSQTVPGIPPHHAMFQIVDPGIGIPATTHGQPPPRPLLDFHPSKESIDAAISDVLSKPWLPLPLGLKGPALDGVMGELQRQGIPKIPPSCA; this is translated from the exons ATGCTGGCGGTGTCACCTTTGAGGAGCACAAGAGATGAAGAGCAAGGGGAGATGGAGAGCTTCTCTATTGGAACCGATGACTTTGCTGACTTATCAGAAGGGAACTTGCTTGAAAGCATCAACTTTGATGATCTCTTCATGGGAATCAACGATGATGAAGATGTCTTGCCAGATCTGGAGATGGACCCCGAAATGCTTGCCGAGTTTTCCCTCAGCGAGGAATCGGAGATAGTCTCGTCAGTTTCAGTAGCAAATAACAAATCTGATGACAGGAATGAGAATACTAGGGAGAAACAAGATGAGATTATAGCAGCCAATTTTTCTTCTGATTCTGGTTCGAATTCCGGGTCTAGTAGAGGGGAAGAGATAGCAAGCAAAAGTGATGAATCAACTCATTCAGTGGTGGTGAATCCATCCCCTAAGGAAAGTGAGAAAGGAAGAAAGTCATCCACGCATTCAAGGAATAATCCGCAAGGGAAGAGAAAGGTGAAG GTGGATTGGACCCCAGAATTGCACAGGCGATTCGTGCAAGCAGTGGAGCAGCTAGGAGTGGATAAGGCCGTGCCTTCGAGGATTTTGGAGATTATGGGAATTGACTGTCTCACTCGCCATAACATTGCCAGCCACCTTCAA AAATATCGATCTCATAGGAAGCATTTGCTAGCACGTGAAGCTGAAGCAGCAAGGTGGAGtcaaaggaaacaattcatAGGTGGAGCAAGTGTAggtagaggaggaggaggaggaggaaagAGAGACGTGAACCCTTGGCTTGCACCCACCATGGGTTTCCCTCCCATGACACCAATGCACCATTTCAGACCTTTCCATGTATGGGGGCATCACACCATGGACCAGTCCTTCATGCACATGTGGCCTAAACATCTCCCGTATTCACCGTCTCCGCCGGCATGGCCGCCGCGAACAGCTCCATCTCCGCCGCCTCCGGACCCTCTTTACTGGCACCAGCATCAACGG GCTCCAAACGCACCAACCCCAGGAACACCGTGTTTTCCACAGCCTCTGACAAGCACG AGATTTGGGTCTCAAACTGTTCCGGGCATCCCACCACACCATGCAATGTTCCAAATAGTAGATCCAGGCATTGGCATCCCAGCCACCACCCATGGCCAACCACCACCTCGTCCCCTCCTCGATTTTCATCCG TCAAAGGAGAGCATAGATGCAGCTATTAGTGATGTTTTATCAAAACCATGGTTGCCACTACCACTTGGCCTTAAAGGTCCAGCCCTTGATGGTGTAATGGGTGAACTACAAAGACAAGGGATTCCCAAAATCCCTCCTTCTTGTGCTTGA